Genomic window (Marinobacter fonticola):
ATCATCGCTGCAATGAGTTGATCGTCTGTCAGATCGCTATTGCTCAAACCCAGTTCGCGATAACACTCTTCGCCGGTGCGCATGAGTTCGCGCGGGGATTTATCGAGCTGCTTTAGGATAGCCTTCAGCTCTTCGGCGCTGGGCGGTGTTTCGAGGTAGCGGATGACTTCAGGCTGGATGCCCTGTTCTTCCAACAACGCCAGGGTCTGGCGGGATTTCGAACAGCGCGGATTATGGAAAATTCGGGTCGTCTCTGTCATGGTCTCGCGTTCTGGATCGTCGTTTTGTGAGCGCTTAGTCTAACAGGAGGGTTGCGTTTGAAGTACCTCAAACTCCCTATCGCCTTGTTTGCCCTCGTCATTCTCGCGGGTTGCGAACGTACGGCCTTTCAGGATGCGCAGGGCAATAGTCTGGACTGGGACGAACTGCGTGGGCAATGGGTGGTGGTCAACTACTGGGCAGAATGGTGCGAGCCCTGCCTGGAGGAAATTCCCGAACTCAATGCCCTCGACGAAACCGACAAAGCGATGGTGCTCGGGGTTAACTTCGATGGCATCACCGGCCAGGACCTGCGCGATCTTGGTGAAAGGATGGATATTCGGTTCCGTATGCTGGCCGAAGATCCGGGCCCCAAGCTGGGCTGGGAACTGCCGGTTGGATTGCCCGCGTCCTACGTCGTCACGCCTGATGGAGAGTTGCTCGAGGCCCGGTTCGGGCCCCAGACAAAGTCAGGCCTTTTGGAGCTGATGCAGCGTTAGAGGCGGTTACAGAATGCTTATTAAAGGACGCGATTTGTGACGCCCTGACTGATAGAATCCGGGATTAATTTCAATAGAATCGAGCCCCGCTAACGCCCCATGCCGAATACGTTTGTACATCTGCGCGTCCACTCCGAATACTCACTGGTTGACGGCCTGGTCCGGATCAAGCCGCTCATCAATCGCGTGGCCGAGCTGAACATGCCGGCAGTGGGCCTGACCGAGCAATCCAACATGTGCTCGCTGGTCCGTTTCTATAAAGCCGCCATGGGGGCCGGCGTTAAGCCCATCATTGGCGCCGATATCTGGTTGTCCAACCCGGATGAGCCGGAAAAGCCGTTTCGCTTGACGCTTTTTGCCCGCAATGAAACCGGCTATCGCCACCTCACTGAAATCATCTCCCTAGGCTATACGGACGGCCAGCTTCATGGCGTGCCCATGATCGAGAAGGTTTGGCTCGAAGAGCGTCGCGAAGGCCTGATTGCCCTGTCCGGTGCCAAAGTGGGCGATGTCGGCCGTGCATTGCTGGCCGGTAAGCACGAC
Coding sequences:
- the arsC gene encoding arsenate reductase (glutaredoxin) (This arsenate reductase requires both glutathione and glutaredoxin to convert arsenate to arsenite, after which the efflux transporter formed by ArsA and ArsB can extrude the arsenite from the cell, providing resistance.), which codes for MTETTRIFHNPRCSKSRQTLALLEEQGIQPEVIRYLETPPSAEELKAILKQLDKSPRELMRTGEECYRELGLSNSDLTDDQLIAAMIDNPKLIERPIVLHNGKAALGRPPESVLDIL
- a CDS encoding TlpA family protein disulfide reductase, with translation MKYLKLPIALFALVILAGCERTAFQDAQGNSLDWDELRGQWVVVNYWAEWCEPCLEEIPELNALDETDKAMVLGVNFDGITGQDLRDLGERMDIRFRMLAEDPGPKLGWELPVGLPASYVVTPDGELLEARFGPQTKSGLLELMQR